A window from Pyrococcus yayanosii CH1 encodes these proteins:
- a CDS encoding LamB/YcsF family protein, whose translation MRVDLNADLGESFGRYRLGLDEEVMNYITSANVAAGWHAGDPLVMRRTVRLAKEKGVAVGVHPGYPDLMGFGRRYMRLTPEEARNYILYQVGALYAFVRAEGLELQHVKPHGALYNALVREEELARAVIEGIADFDRKLIFVTLANSPPAELAEEMGVRVAHEAFADRAYNPDGTLVPRGKPGAVIEDPTEVVQRAVSMVKDGGVRAINGEWIDLRVDTICLHGDNPHAVEIARAVRRALEEEGVRVVPMGEFL comes from the coding sequence ATGAGGGTTGATCTGAATGCCGACCTCGGCGAGAGTTTTGGTCGCTACAGGCTGGGCCTTGACGAGGAGGTCATGAACTACATCACGAGCGCCAACGTCGCCGCTGGATGGCACGCGGGGGACCCCTTGGTTATGAGGAGGACCGTGAGGCTTGCTAAGGAGAAGGGCGTCGCCGTTGGCGTTCACCCCGGCTATCCCGACCTAATGGGCTTTGGACGGAGGTACATGAGGCTCACCCCCGAGGAGGCAAGGAACTACATACTCTACCAGGTGGGGGCGCTTTATGCATTCGTGAGGGCTGAAGGGCTGGAGCTCCAGCATGTGAAGCCCCACGGAGCCCTCTACAACGCCCTCGTGAGAGAGGAGGAACTCGCCAGGGCTGTCATTGAGGGAATAGCGGATTTCGACCGGAAGCTAATCTTCGTGACCCTCGCCAACTCCCCGCCGGCAGAGCTCGCGGAGGAGATGGGTGTTAGGGTTGCCCATGAAGCCTTCGCCGACAGGGCCTACAATCCCGACGGAACCCTCGTGCCGAGGGGGAAACCCGGGGCAGTCATCGAGGATCCTACCGAGGTCGTGCAGAGGGCCGTTTCGATGGTCAAGGACGGCGGCGTTAGGGCGATAAACGGCGAGTGGATAGACCTGAGGGTCGATACGATATGCCTCCACGGGGATAATCCGCACGCCGTTGAAATCGCAAGGGCCGTGAGGAGGGCCCTTGAAGAGGAGGGTGTCAGGGTAGTCCCCATGGGTGAATTCCTATGA
- a CDS encoding KaiC domain-containing protein has translation MIRRVKTGIPGMDEILHGGIPERNVVLLSGGPGTGKTIFSQQFLWNGLQMGEPGIYVALEEHPVQVRQNMAQFGWDVRKYEDEGMFAMVDAFTAGIGKSKEYEKYIVHDLTDLREFIEVLKTAIRDINAKRVVIDSVTTLYINKPAMARSIILQLKRVLAGTGCTSIFVSQISVGERGFGGPGVEHGVDGIIRLDLDEIDGELKRSLMVWKMRGTSHSMRRHPFDITDKGIVVYPDKVLKRRTIVEV, from the coding sequence GTGATTAGGAGAGTCAAGACTGGAATCCCGGGAATGGATGAGATACTGCATGGAGGAATACCCGAGAGGAACGTCGTCCTGCTAAGTGGGGGACCCGGGACGGGTAAGACAATATTCAGCCAGCAGTTCCTTTGGAACGGACTCCAGATGGGAGAACCAGGTATTTACGTTGCCCTTGAAGAGCACCCTGTCCAGGTCAGGCAAAACATGGCCCAGTTCGGTTGGGACGTTAGGAAATACGAAGATGAAGGCATGTTCGCCATGGTAGACGCCTTCACTGCTGGAATCGGCAAGAGCAAGGAGTATGAGAAGTACATAGTCCACGACCTCACGGATCTCAGGGAATTCATCGAGGTCCTCAAAACCGCGATAAGGGATATCAACGCGAAGCGCGTTGTTATAGATTCCGTCACAACCCTCTACATCAATAAGCCCGCCATGGCAAGAAGCATAATACTCCAGCTCAAGCGTGTCCTCGCGGGAACGGGGTGCACTAGCATATTCGTCAGCCAGATAAGCGTTGGAGAGAGGGGATTCGGTGGGCCCGGTGTTGAGCACGGAGTTGACGGAATAATAAGGCTCGACCTTGACGAGATAGACGGCGAACTGAAGCGCTCGCTAATGGTCTGGAAGATGCGTGGAACGAGCCACAGCATGAGGAGGCACCCCTTCGACATAACCGACAAAGGAATAGTCGTTTATCCGGACAAAGTTCTGAAGAGGAGAACAATTGTGGAAGTTTAA
- a CDS encoding HVO_0476 family zinc finger protein produces MGDYFTCPECGGEDVEVLRERGREVTLRCNECGHVWVMTLPKLLKVPVIVSKHERSFRKYAELPEDEVVKVGDVVELKDDEVRITGIELPEGKRVRKAKASEIGALWGESLRYPKVFGVSIYLPGGITQSFKVMADRDEEFVIGEVIEVGGYTFRVEMIKTERKLMRSGKAKADKIVRLMGHAIRGRARRKLKIYEGYESVGGRGNEG; encoded by the coding sequence ATGGGTGACTATTTCACATGTCCAGAGTGTGGTGGCGAGGACGTCGAAGTCCTCAGGGAGAGGGGTAGGGAGGTAACGCTCAGGTGCAACGAGTGCGGCCACGTGTGGGTAATGACACTGCCAAAGCTTCTAAAGGTTCCGGTTATCGTCAGCAAGCACGAAAGGAGCTTCAGGAAGTATGCGGAGCTTCCCGAGGACGAAGTCGTGAAGGTTGGCGACGTGGTCGAGCTCAAAGATGATGAGGTCAGGATAACGGGAATAGAGCTTCCTGAGGGTAAGCGGGTCAGGAAGGCCAAGGCAAGTGAAATCGGAGCCCTCTGGGGCGAGAGCCTTCGCTATCCGAAGGTCTTCGGAGTCTCCATATACCTACCGGGGGGTATAACCCAATCCTTCAAGGTCATGGCCGACAGGGACGAGGAATTCGTAATCGGGGAGGTCATCGAGGTGGGGGGATATACATTCAGGGTCGAGATGATAAAGACCGAGAGGAAGCTCATGAGGAGTGGCAAAGCCAAGGCTGATAAAATAGTCAGGCTCATGGGCCATGCAATTAGGGGAAGGGCCCGTAGGAAGCTGAAGATTTACGAGGGGTACGAAAGCGTTGGGGGGAGGGGGAATGAGGGTTGA
- the speD gene encoding adenosylmethionine decarboxylase: protein MDTIGHHYVVEAAGCDPEIIGNADKIREIFLEAAKISNMEVKASYFFKFSPTGVSGVVIVAESHISVHTWPEKGYAALDVYTCGEKADPEKAVDYILEKFKAQYAHVSELKRGIEEDDSTFTHTILTWEEKLDRRNGKKA, encoded by the coding sequence ATGGACACGATAGGGCATCACTATGTCGTCGAGGCTGCGGGTTGCGATCCTGAGATCATCGGTAACGCTGACAAGATAAGGGAGATATTCCTCGAGGCCGCGAAGATAAGCAACATGGAAGTCAAAGCTAGCTACTTCTTCAAGTTCTCACCGACAGGCGTGAGCGGGGTCGTCATAGTTGCCGAGAGCCATATATCCGTGCACACCTGGCCCGAGAAGGGATACGCCGCCCTTGATGTATACACCTGCGGTGAGAAGGCCGATCCAGAGAAGGCCGTTGACTATATCCTCGAGAAGTTCAAAGCCCAGTACGCCCACGTCTCCGAGCTCAAGAGGGGCATAGAGGAGGATGACAGCACCTTCACGCACACCATCCTTACCTGGGAGGAGAAGCTCGATAGGAGGAACGGCAAGAAGGCCTGA
- a CDS encoding DUF92 domain-containing protein, translated as MEYTIPLLAALGYISYRMGALNLWGSLTAVLLGYAVLTLGGFLVFGAMLAFLVMGTAATRFRAREKMARGLLDEVQGRGMGNVLGNGLGPVLFLLLEHATSADYGWAAVFSAIATANADTLASEIGKVFGRKPRLITNLRPARPGEEGAISPEGELAALLGALSIGLFALPLTSHDASMLVAVTLGGFAGANVDSLIGAALEKKGYIGNNGTNFLATLAGGLVGMATFLLLA; from the coding sequence ATGGAGTACACGATACCGCTGCTCGCAGCCCTTGGCTACATCAGCTACAGAATGGGGGCCCTAAACCTCTGGGGTTCCCTTACGGCCGTCCTTCTCGGCTATGCAGTTTTGACACTTGGCGGTTTCTTAGTCTTCGGAGCCATGCTTGCCTTCCTAGTAATGGGAACTGCGGCCACTCGCTTTCGGGCTCGCGAGAAAATGGCTCGCGGCCTGCTCGATGAGGTTCAGGGGAGGGGAATGGGCAACGTCCTTGGCAACGGCCTTGGTCCTGTTCTCTTCCTGCTCCTTGAGCACGCCACTAGCGCCGACTATGGGTGGGCTGCCGTGTTCTCCGCCATAGCCACGGCAAACGCCGATACCCTCGCGAGCGAGATAGGTAAGGTGTTCGGGAGGAAGCCGAGGCTGATAACGAACCTTAGGCCCGCGAGGCCGGGGGAGGAGGGGGCCATCTCGCCCGAGGGAGAGCTCGCGGCTCTCCTGGGGGCACTCTCCATAGGTCTGTTCGCCCTTCCCCTGACGTCCCATGACGCCAGCATGCTGGTAGCCGTGACCCTTGGTGGGTTTGCCGGTGCGAACGTTGACAGTCTCATCGGGGCGGCCCTTGAGAAAAAGGGTTATATAGGGAATAACGGGACGAACTTCCTCGCAACACTTGCAGGCGGCCTTGTTGGAATGGCTACATTCCTCCTCCTGGCGTGA
- a CDS encoding transcriptional regulator: MEVPLNPITRSEIHQLESLLLFATLFRPEVIELIKDPAERLTWVDSLAVAAGAIAREKAGMTVSEIARELGRTEQTIRKHLKGESKAGQLVRETYELIKQGKLNELIKTIEMIEKGGLKEVVAKEEYEKLVQEYEKLRTEYERIKEELERMRQTIELESLEKAREEIERLKKELEEAKVELEKTKKDKKELEKELAELKTRLMEAEAWEERAKELEEEAKRLREEKEALEKKLEEIKETIRKVKEELENLL, translated from the coding sequence ATGGAAGTTCCACTAAACCCGATAACGAGGAGCGAGATACACCAGCTCGAGAGCCTCCTGCTGTTCGCGACGCTCTTCAGGCCGGAGGTCATAGAACTCATCAAGGATCCCGCCGAGAGGCTCACCTGGGTCGACAGCCTCGCGGTAGCTGCGGGGGCGATAGCTAGGGAGAAGGCTGGAATGACGGTCAGCGAGATAGCTAGAGAGCTCGGCAGAACGGAACAGACGATAAGAAAGCACCTCAAGGGGGAAAGCAAGGCCGGCCAACTCGTCAGGGAGACATATGAGCTCATAAAGCAGGGCAAGCTCAACGAGCTGATAAAGACTATCGAGATGATAGAGAAGGGCGGCCTGAAGGAAGTCGTCGCGAAGGAGGAGTACGAGAAGCTGGTGCAGGAGTACGAAAAGCTCAGGACTGAATACGAAAGGATCAAAGAGGAGCTCGAGAGAATGAGGCAGACCATCGAGCTCGAGAGCCTCGAGAAGGCAAGAGAAGAGATAGAGAGGCTCAAGAAGGAGCTTGAGGAGGCAAAGGTAGAGCTTGAAAAGACCAAGAAGGACAAGAAGGAACTCGAAAAGGAGCTAGCAGAACTTAAGACCAGGCTCATGGAAGCCGAAGCATGGGAGGAGAGAGCCAAGGAACTAGAGGAGGAAGCTAAGAGGCTCAGGGAAGAGAAGGAAGCTCTCGAAAAGAAGCTCGAAGAGATCAAAGAAACCATCCGGAAGGTTAAGGAAGAGCTGGAGAACCTTCTCTGA